The following nucleotide sequence is from Zea mays cultivar B73 chromosome 1, Zm-B73-REFERENCE-NAM-5.0, whole genome shotgun sequence.
attatagcttaaagaatctaccaataaaacatttgaaagtgattgttggtcagagataggaattttaccaataccaatcaccttactcttgccactatctccaaacacaatttcttgtgcttcttgagttagttgcaatgtatgaaacatgtctttctccccggtcatgtgatttgtacatccactgtcaagcacccaacttgacccaccagaggagtagacctgcaaaacaagtttaggctatgcttttaggtacccaaattgaattgggtcctacagtgttagttatagtcttgggtacccacacacttcttttcatgacttttcgtttagtgtaggcacccacatatttcacaaccaattttcctaaatcccaagtcaacatataatcacaaagatatgagtgggaaatgggagcattagatttttgtccacttgaggatcccacttccttcatcttactctttgtggaactcaagttaacctttacctgaggtgacttgtcatttgaggagtgaatcctccccaaggcatcatatagggtggttccctctatgaacttgggggatctccaccccttatgcactgtgctagggttttccttggatgagttgaacccaagcccccttcttccattgttggggttaagggacttgtacttgggttcaactttctttaacccatcattgctagagcatcttttcaaaatttctttgaccttcacctgtgggctattcttccttgcatggttagttagacaacaagaagcatgatatttggcacaatgtttgcaagaattatcatttaagctagacttagattcaagcactaaagatgaggcattgatgttcttgcaattttcaagttgcacttgaagttcttgattttgaacattcaagcttaacatgcttgcttcaagtgcattcttttcatttgcaagattagctatagaggttttcatattaattacttctttatctttattctctatagttatcttgactaaagatacttccttagtcaagacatctagcatttcatctttattgtgaagcaattcttgaagctctaggtttctttccttttcaaggataagcaagtcttcttgagcatcaagagttgcttttcttttatctagcttctccattaatttggtgataacattgtatccattcaagccaaattctttaatcattttatttttcatggcaatttgttcatcatcatcatcatttggaaaatcattactaaataaggttaccttatctccttttgccatgaggcaagttggagtgtaggagtcgtcttgtaggttggtgaagagttgcgagcttgatgtagattggatggccacgtttgccaccacttcctcttcctcggagctagaactctcttcatcggagttccattcttcaccaatatgggcttgaccatatttcttcttcttgaagtgtcccttggtcttgcccccctttttgaacttgtccttcttgtattccttcttagcttcttgttccttcttgttaggacaatccgctatgaaatgaccggtttggccacattcatagcatgccctcttctttcctttcctttgaaacttgtcatttttccttacaaatttcttgaatgttttgatgaacatagctgtgtcttcatcacttgagctatcttcatcacttgaggtctcgaccactttctttgctttgtggtctttgttcttcttggggttgtcttgttcattagtgatcaaggcatgagagtccctTGACTTGctaggggcttcttcggactcgtgttgttgaatctttgcaaataattgatgaggcgtcatatcctcatagtcatcacgatccctaatcatccttgcaagactcttatccttttctttatatgctctcatgaataatcttgtgaccttggagtcactccaatcttcactcccaagtactcttattttgttgaccaacaccatcaaccgatcaaagagtgattgaagcgactcaccctttgtccaatcatatcttgcaagctcactttccaaagcttcaactctatgtctcttagctttgggatctccttcatgtgacattttaagaatattccaaatgtcacgggcatcttctcttccttgaactttccggtattcttccggacaaagacttcctttaattatgctcactgcttgagcattgcgatgaacctcttgcatcatttccggagtcatctcttctccttgggcgggcttatacatacctacattaacaatctcccaaagactaggatgcacaccgattaaatgcgacttcatcttgtcggcccactcgtcatagttcaactcactaagagttggtaactttccaagtggggcggaagagaagttgggaatataatttctagagtaatcgaattgaactttgctaaattcgttacctttgcttttggtagatgatccttcggtgttgagacttaccttgctcaataccttagacaccaaaagatccactagatcgtcattgtaatcaaatgttcccttacctttatcttcttcgacctttcttcttgattcttcttcttcggcctttttcttagcatcttcctctttcattttgaggaacattctctcggcaatcttcatggcgaggtcgaggaccttggggtccacttcctcaccggaagatgtgatggggatttcctcgaggagaggatccacatggtcccgttgagtagacatgatcgtttcctcacgcggttaagcgtaaaacgaggtacgaagctctgataccaattgaaagtagcctagagggggggggggggtgaataggctaatctgaaaattttcacaacaaacttcgaaagattgttagatacacagttcgactggtgcaggccggttcaacagctacgtgcgcaagttgaaccactctgaaccaattcaactgttttataaactttagactaaaatctactcgaaaaagtatttcgcaagttcttgagagaagtaagatatagctaagtgaggatgaaaaagatgaatatgtaaaggctattttacTTCTAGATAAGCTCTACGGAAAAATCTTTATGTCAACCTTGCAAGTAAAAAATATCTCAAGTcaaaacaagcaagaacacaagacacaagatttaatccgaggttcggccacaccacaaaggtgtcctactccccgttgaggagcccacaaagggctgggtctttttcaaccctaatcctctaaaagccgaccacaaaggtcaaggcaatctcttcttatcttagctcaaagagcgggtgatacaaacttcttagggtcgtccacaaatttggagactcccaagcaacctcaaagatcttgaaacctagggtttcaagaacaccaagaacgcacaagaggggtttgctcaagctcaagtctttgtaagagagatgggagaggaaaaccaaattgtgagcacaagcacaaacctcacacccaagagctcctccaacaaggttgaatcttgaggaagatttaagtgtgagagagatggagagatgagtgctttgtctcaagttaggtgagcaataaatgagtgagtgttcagccgtattgaagaagagagagagagggggtctatttatagtcacggctcaaaaactagccgtttgaccaaaaaccccgctgaaaaccggttgaaccgccccctgacaggtcagcagactgtctgccaatctgactgccagactgactggcagactgacctgtaggcgggtcagacaggccaggaccggttgaaccgccccctgacacccctggcgatctgactgccagtctgactggcagactgcagatcagaagtcagagggtcagagaccagttgagctgccccccaggaccagttcagctgatctagaccagagagttttggagagaaaaccccagctcagctgccatggggcaagttcagctgggtatggtcagagaggtccatagctgaagttgaagttcagctggagttgaaagttcaactcagctgaagtccagctcagctgaaaagctcagctgcagctgaagaagctcatcacagctgaagttaagttcagctggaaagctcagctgcagttgaagaagttcagctgtttttcagcaagaacactctaggtttctcaacccaaaccatggtcagccaaataaagttaaagtgatttttggtttttaAAAATAGCTTTCGAATTagaggacttgagctatagcaaacacctgtacctgtgcggaaaagaacaaggaagaattacatcatgcaacacaagattttacataaattttatacgtccattgcatgaagtccttggtgcttccttaagttcatgtttccttctaatcaaacactgagaacaaaaactgttagtacccttatttgttttgtcattaaatcaccaaaaccctcacttggggttgattgcacttacaactaCTCATATCCAGTGCTTTATCTGGTGTTGTGGTGCGTCACCCGGAACATACTACTCCTTTCTAGTGCGTTATCTAATACATCACTAGGCACATCCAGTGTTTCTAAGCAGCCTGTTTTCTTTGTTTCTTCGTTCGGATTTTTTCATCATATGTCTCGAACTTTTTTATGATATTTGTAAGTATTTAATAAGTCTTCCAATGTCTTGCTCTGATTTGTTGATCTTCTCGATCACCATATTACCTTCGTCCAAGTCCATGTTGCATCCTTTTAACTGTAACCGTACATTAAACATTAGCAAATATCATTAGTATAAATAGTTAtaatgatcatcaaacaccaaaatctattaatcAAATGACCATCAATATTTTTTTATTACACTCACCATTTCCTGTATGCCCATGGTTTGATGGAATGTCCGTCGTAGTTGCCGCATTGTCCACCAATATCGTGTGTTATGTAGATTGTGCAGACTTGTTATGTCTGTTTTGGCCTTCACGGATTGTCGAACAATAGATGATGGATTTTCCATGGATCAACAATGAACCCATAAAATACACTTTTTGATATGCATGTTTCACGGATACCCCTCTATTCTAAATTAGTATTTGTGTATATATTTATTAAATGGATGATAATGAATCTAGACATATATACAAAACACATACATCAATTATTGCATAAATCTATTAAAAATCTAAAACAAATTTCAATATAGGACATAGGGAGTATGTTTTTTTACGTGCGGATGTTGCTCATAACGCACATGATACTCGAGATGCATAATTGGGTCATGACACATAATCGCCCCCTCTATTTTTGCAATATTTTCCTTCTAAGTGAGCTCTAATGTAGCGATAGGTGGAGTTGTTGTATGGAAGCACTCTTTATAGGGAGTATTTTTAGGGGCGGGTCACTAAGAGGACCAGACCTATAAATTATCCTTTAAGGATGTTCTAGTAAGAGAACGACTCCTAGAAACATTAAAATTCTGGTTCTCTAAAGGTCATGCTCAGCAGAACGTATATTTAGCCGTGCAAAATGTTGTTTTGCATTGTAGACTGTAATGTTTATAGAGTGTAGTTTAAAATATGGAGTGAGATAGAGAGACTGTTGGAGATAGCCGAATGATATTTCGGGAGTAATTTTTTAACATAACTGCCTCCTAAAAATATATACATTCGAGGTAGTTTTCATAATTGAACTGGTTGTGAAAGTATATTCTTAGGAACAATTTGTGAGTTAAGTGACTCACGTCCTAGTAGGGGGCGCTTTCTTTAGTAAACTATATGTAAGAAAATTAGTCATTTGAGAAAAGATCTGTGTAGTAGTGTTAGTGGTCGTGCAAAACTTCTTTGTGTTGGCTCTAAATGAAGGATGTGTTTGGCTTGTCTCTTGAGCATAACTCTAAGGAAGAGCTGATAATAGTCTGCCAAATAGCCTAACTTCAGAGTTACAAACTCTATTGAGTTTTCAGAGCTGCAGTATGCTTTTTTGGAGTACCTTTTTTGTTGATCTTAAAACTCTAAAAAAAACAACCAAGACGTGGAGTTTAGAGTTATTTACTCGCCACTGGTTATGAGAAAACCATTAAATCTAGAGCAGAGCGCTGCTCCGTCCAAAGTTTTGGAGTGGAGATGCTCTAAAGTGGAGCAGAGCCATACAAACATGCCCTAACTTTCGGTGTTGGAGAGAATACACGTTAGAGTTGGACCCGCAAGAAAATATTTTTGTTTCTTGTTTTGAATGAAATATTTTGGTTCAAATATCAAATTATAGACCTCATTTTAAATGTTTTGATATTACATATGAAGCACCTCCATTTTATGCATTGTTTAAAAGGTAACTTTAAGTATGGAACATCAACAAAAGGAAAGCTAATAGACGTTTTAGCTATTATGAATGGGGATTTCGTTGTAGCAAATTATTTCTATTTGGGATTGTGAAATGAATATAATATCTTTTGAAATGCCTTTTTCGTATTGTTTATACATTCATCAAATTCATTGCTAAGATCTTGATGCCGACTTATATGGGTATTAGAAAATAAGACTGGCGGCTCATCGTTGTTGTGCAGTTTCTACGGTGGTAACACATACTACATGCCAGAGAGCCATCAAATTCTTCCTCTTGTTAATTAtaatttaattacatttgtacgaAGAGCCACTGGGAGAATGTACTACTAGAGGCTTGCCTCAAGATGGAGAATAATGTGGCTATGCATTATCCTGCAATTTACGAATTGGTCTTTTGCTTCTAGTAGGATTGAGTTCGATCTGAGTCATGTATGTGCTGTATACTTTGTCGGCCATCTAATATCCTTTTATAATATTTTGGCCTAGTTTCTGTTTTGACTAGCAAAGTGATCGTATGTTGTTAGGGTTTCTATTTATTATTGAGTATATAGTATAAAACACACGTATATGTGTACATGCTATGTTGGTTAGGTGGGCGTGAATATGGGGTTTAAAGTAAACAACTATAGTTTAAATTCAGCATGATGACGATGAAAACTATGCATATATAACCGTGAAAACTGATGTTTTACATAGTAGATAGATATAAAGTCAGAATTTCTTTCCATTATGTAAAAAATATTATCATTGTATTTAGATATACCACAATAAAATATTGTCTAACAGATATGCTGACGCGAGTTCGGCCTCGACAATTTTGATTGAAAAGGGCAATAGCTTCGcacgaagaaaaaaaaagaacaaATAAAAACGCACTATAGCTTCccataaaaaaaaagaaaaagaatatgtACGATGACGAGAAAGGTTACAAGGAATGGTACGAAAAGCTCACGATTAGGTTCTTGAATCGTACCATGTTTGGTGACGACGACATGGATAAACATTTCTAGTCGGGAGTAGTGCCCCCATTGTTGTGTATTGGTTACCGTACGGCTTGCTTACATATATCGTCGCTATCCTGCTGTCTAACTAATCGCATGCCTTCTTCACTTTGCGCGTACTTAATGTGAAAAAGTGGAAAAGAGTCCCCTGAAAGGTTTCGTTAGCATGTGTACAACACAAGTTTTGTCTTTTGTCTTGCCCCATCTGATCAAAGTAAGAGTTTAGTTAGACACATGTGGCGTCGTCAGCACACAGCTCGTAACACATACCGGCCGGCAAGCTTGAGCATCTCAGGGCCAATAGTTTCATCAGGGGTTTTTGTATGCTAGCTAGGGTACGTAAGAGTAACAAACTCGGCAACTGACGCTAGAGTGTTGGGTTTGTCAGCATCTCGATCGCGAAGCTCCATGATGCTCTAGTTTAATTTTGCCGCGCGCACCTAATTAAACAATGATACCAGCAGGGATATTAATGTGTTGTATGTATGCGTGCTCTTGAATCAATTTGGAACACTACGGATTATTAGCATGAAGTATGTACGTACGGTACCCCTCCATTTTGAAATATAGTACATTATAATTTCTGAAATTTTGCATTGAAATATAAATGAGCGTTTCATATGATGTCCATGCTCAAATTTGGCAATTTTTTTGTTAAAAAGAGGTTGTATATTCGTAGTCGGGTTTAGGGTGCATGCGTTCATTTGAGTATTCTCTATTGAGTTgtcatattttttttaaaaaatactcTCTCTCCATtttaatttataattcgtttgacttttttaTTCTAAATTTGACTGActcgtcttattaaaaaaatCATATTTGTTATTATTTTTTTATTGTGATATTGTCTATTATATAATAtttcaaattttcattttttaaaaaaataaataagaTGAGCAGGTCAAATTTATATAAAAAAGTCAAACAGACGGAGGAAGTATTAGGTTAGAGGACAGAGGAGCATATATATGTGCAACTTTAGGAATTCGGCTGGTTAGATTCTCCTCTTTTTCATATTTACGTATCAAGTAGGAGTAGAACATAATATACAACAGATCATCATTTGCCTTACGCGGTAGACGTAGTACACCTTCAGAGAAGCAATTTGTGACCATGCATTATTTATGGATTATTATGAATGGTATATTATAAATTTAAGATCTCAAAAATGTTACGGAAAAAACCTTTATTTTCAGAATAAGAAAATCGACCATCGTCGAGCTATAGGCTGGACGCGTCAGTTTGCTCTCCGTTGATTCTTCGGGGAAATGGCGAACGATGATTGGGACGGTGGATCTGCGAGGGGAGGCTGGTTTCAATTGTTAAAGGCGgccggtgtgtgtgtgtgtggttgTAATGTATGTATGCATGGTTTCAGTTCGTTCCCAGACGGATTAGCGACGATCGTTTTCTCTCTTGGCCTCGCTCAGCCAATGAGATCGCATGCGCAGGATCGAGCAGAACTGCATAAATTAAAGCATCCACTATTTAAGCCAAGTTGATAAGCATGAAACCCCAACCACATGCGGTATTTCGGTTCCAGACATATTTAACAGCCGACGAGAGCGATCCCCTATCCACCGAAAAGAAGAGATTGTTTAGTTGCTCGACATACGTGTATGTCATCTCCTACAAGTGCACTTGTTTAACTATTCGAACAATTCAGTCGTCCGCAAGCTAGCGTGAGTGTACATGTGCAAATTGCAAAGCTCTCCTCCAgtcctctctctctatatatacatCTATAGTTGCGGTCAGCTGCTAGTGGTTAGCTAGCTACTACGACAATCGCATTTCGGATTTGAGGTGCAAGTGCAAATGTGCATGGGCAGCTTGAAGCTGTGGAGGGCGATGGTGAGGGTGCACTCCGCGTCGTCGCAGGGGCTTGGCGCCCTCGGCGCCGCCGGAGCCAGACCCGTCGCTCCTCCACCGCCTGATCATCAGCCAGCGGCGGCACGGCCACGGCGCAGCGAGCAGGCGGAGGTGTTCACCATATGGATGAAGTCGCTGGTTCTCAACGGCAGCGGCTGCACCGTCTACGACTCCGCCGGCAGCATCGTCTACCGCGTCGACAACTACGGCGCCCGCCGCGCCGCCGACGTCTGCCTCATGGACGTCGCTGGCAACGTCGTCCTACAGATACTCAAGAAGAAGGTGGGCAACCAAACTTAATTATAATTACAAAGCTCCGAACCATAGAGGAGTAGCAAACCTGACAAGCGAGCTTTAATTTGGTCTTCTCCTTTTTTTTTTTGATGTGGCCGCGCCGCGCGCGCCTGAAGAAGCTCGGGTTCGGGAGGAGGTGGGAGGGATACAGGTGCGCCGAtcaggagcagcagcagcaggagcgGCAGCGGCCGTGGTTGAAGGTGGTCCGGGCGTGGGCGTGGCGCGGGCCGTCGCGCTGCACCTGCGACTGCGAGCTAGGCGGCCTCGGCCTAGGTGGCGACTCGACGTCGACGACGGCCGTGCGCTACAGGATGGACGACGGGAGGATCGCGCCGGCGCGCGGAGCCAGGATCGTGGACGGCGCCACGGGGCTCGCCGTGGCCGAGGTGAAGCGGAAGacgacggccgagggcgtggcgcTCGGCGCCGACGTGCTCACCCTGGCAGTGGAGCCTGGCGTGGACCGGTCCGTCATCATGGGCCTCGTGCTCGTGCACGGCCTCATCAACCGCGCCATGTGAGATACTTATGGACAGATGGATACTGATACTGTTATTATTACATAGCACTGGTATGCATACTTCTCAGAGTGATTATGCATAGTAATAATTAATAATAGGAGGTGGTCGTGTTCTTCACTTCTCTTTTGGCGTTTGTTTTTGGGAACCCTATTAACTCATCCTCTCACACATCACCGCTTTCAGTGAGCTGCTGACATTATCTCAAAAATGCCGGTCGTTGAACGAGTTTTCTATCAGTAGTTCAGTGACAATTTTTTTTTTTAAATCAACACACCGTACCTGCGCCCGACAGCACCGGGCGTGCAGACTAAGGTCGTGGTCAGATAGCCACACTATTTTACACGGTATACTACATTGTTTATAAAGTGTACTTTAAAATAGAAAATTTTATGCCGTCTGTCTCTATTAACTATTAACCGAGACGGGCGCAAATACGGTGATCTTGCCATCATTTAACGGAGGGCGGCCAATAGACCCGTCCACCTCCGAACATATCTTGCCACTGTTATTGTGGGAAATCCTAACCCTAGTTTAGAGTTGGGACTTGTATTAATCGATCAATAGATGTAGGGCCTGAACCATTACACAAGGATATTAAGGTAATTACAAGGGGCTAACCTAAAACCCTAAATGGGGTTTGAAACACCCCGCAGTCTCAACTCTATAATGATGTTGAAACACCCCCGCAGTCTCAACCCTAAatgccccttggtgaagatgtcggtgaGCTGCAACGTGGTCCGAatgctgagaacccgaacgtcaacCCATGGacaaagtgcaggtcgatctccacgtgcttcgtgcgctgatgctgcacgggattggtggagaggtagaccgcgctaaTGTTGTCGAAGTAGACGAGTCTGGAGCGCTGGAGGGGCTATGGAGCTCCTGGAGAAGTTGGCACGGTCAGGAGGCCTCTGCCTATGGCTGgacgaaatactcgtggctcgcTCGGCTCGTGAAATATTTAGCTCGGCTTGGATCGGATCGTTTGATTTTTTTTGCACAAGCTAGGCTAGCGTTCCAGCTCGGTTTCTTAACAAGCCAGCTCGAGCTGAGCTCGAGCCAGCTAGTGAGCTAAACGAGCTGCCACTTCCCAGCTAGCTCGCTGGCTCACTAACCACACTACAGGTCCACAGTCATCCACTCATCCGTGGTCCGCCCAGGGCCCAGGCAGCCAGGCCTAGGCCCACCTTAGCAGTTGGCACGACCACACCACACTTGACCATAGCAGCA
It contains:
- the LOC103644643 gene encoding protein LURP-one-related 11 isoform X1, whose product is MCMGSLKLWRAMVRVHSASSQGLGALGAAGARPVAPPPPDHQPAAARPRRSEQAEVFTIWMKSLVLNGSGCTVYDSAGSIVYRVDNYGARRAADVCLMDVAGNVVLQILKKKKLGFGRRWEGYRCADQEQQQQERQRPWLKVVRAWAWRGPSRCTCDCELGGLGLGGDSTSTTAVRYRMDDGRIAPARGARIVDGATGLAVAEVKRKTTAEGVALGADVLTLAVEPGVDRSVIMGLVLVHGLINRAM
- the LOC103644643 gene encoding protein LURP-one-related 11 isoform X2 → MCMGSLKLWRAMVRVHSASSQGLGALGAAGARPVAPPPPDHQPAAARPRRSEQAEVFTIWMKSLVLNGSGCTVYDSAGSIVYRVDNYGARRAADVCLMDVAGNVVLQILKKKLGFGRRWEGYRCADQEQQQQERQRPWLKVVRAWAWRGPSRCTCDCELGGLGLGGDSTSTTAVRYRMDDGRIAPARGARIVDGATGLAVAEVKRKTTAEGVALGADVLTLAVEPGVDRSVIMGLVLVHGLINRAM